Proteins encoded within one genomic window of Geotalea daltonii FRC-32:
- a CDS encoding peptidylprolyl isomerase, translated as MQVRSYLFALVAGMLLAGTVHAEEVNPVVGKVGDFVLRQADLERVIANLTPEAQQKFQGEQEQASLVNQILLTKALAAKARKEGFERKPEVKEQLSYIIDQFLGQEYLRKVVTANVEVPDAELKKYYQEHEKDFVVPERVKVRHIYFAAAKDATAEVKAQARAKAEKIAEQLKKGGDFAKLAGENSEDTESAANGGDLGYLTPGKTNSEEFEKAAFSLKAGEVSPVVETPFGYHIIKVDERQEKRTATFEETKDYISSTLKAQLEEKKAREFLDAVAKEGGLQVFPGKKAEEKSGK; from the coding sequence ATGCAGGTCAGAAGTTATTTATTTGCTTTGGTTGCCGGAATGTTGTTGGCAGGAACGGTCCATGCCGAAGAAGTAAATCCGGTGGTGGGCAAAGTGGGGGATTTTGTTCTGCGTCAGGCCGACCTGGAAAGAGTTATCGCCAACCTGACACCGGAGGCGCAGCAGAAATTCCAGGGGGAGCAGGAGCAGGCAAGCCTCGTCAACCAGATCCTGCTGACCAAAGCCCTGGCAGCCAAAGCGCGAAAAGAAGGCTTCGAACGGAAGCCGGAGGTAAAGGAGCAGCTCAGCTACATTATCGACCAGTTCCTGGGACAGGAATACCTGCGCAAGGTGGTGACGGCAAATGTGGAAGTGCCGGACGCAGAGCTGAAAAAATATTACCAGGAGCACGAGAAGGACTTCGTCGTTCCCGAGAGGGTCAAGGTCAGGCACATCTACTTTGCGGCGGCAAAAGACGCGACTGCCGAGGTGAAGGCTCAAGCCAGGGCAAAGGCGGAGAAAATAGCAGAGCAGCTGAAAAAAGGGGGAGATTTTGCCAAGCTGGCCGGTGAAAATTCCGAAGATACCGAATCGGCAGCCAACGGAGGTGATCTGGGTTACCTGACCCCCGGCAAGACCAACTCCGAGGAATTCGAGAAGGCGGCGTTCAGCCTGAAGGCGGGGGAGGTTAGTCCAGTGGTGGAGACCCCCTTCGGTTATCACATCATCAAGGTTGACGAACGCCAGGAAAAGCGGACGGCAACATTTGAAGAGACTAAAGATTATATCAGCTCCACATTGAAGGCGCAGCTGGAGGAGAAAAAGGCCAGGGAATTTCTTGACGCGGTAGCCAAGGAGGGGGGGCTGCAGGTTTTCCCAGGCAAGAAGGCAGAGGAGAAAAGCGGGAAATAA
- a CDS encoding PQQ-dependent sugar dehydrogenase has protein sequence MGQMKYICIFALYACLVGCYAMHPSSGGGGATELAEDARTVDPEDIALPFGYRIEAVAMGLTFPTGVTFDEKGNIYVVEAGYSYGEVWETPRLLRVRDGQLEVIAEGGKNGPWTGATRHGGAFFVAEGGELNGGRILRITDDGKIAVIADQLPSRGDHHTNGPAVGNDGLIYFGIGTATNSGIVGEDNLRFGWLKRYPDFHDTACRDVRLAGENFRTKDVVKGEGEVATGAFVPFGTTTVKGQVIKGRIPCNGAILRVKPEGGDLELFAWGFRNPFGLAFSPDGELFVTDNGYDDRGSRPVFGAGDPLWLVKQGTWYGWPDYSAGLRLDEGNQFKPFLQEKPRLLLSEYPNHPPNPAAILPVHASANGFDFSRSDNFGHRGEAFVAEFGDQSPPTGKSLGAVGFKVVRVDVRTGVIHEFAANKGKTTGPASAQGSKGLERPVAARFDPSGEALYVVDFGILKETAKGTVPQQKTGVLWRITRELK, from the coding sequence ATGGGCCAAATGAAATATATCTGCATCTTTGCTTTATACGCGTGTCTTGTCGGCTGTTACGCCATGCATCCCTCCAGCGGCGGAGGCGGGGCGACGGAACTGGCAGAGGATGCCAGAACCGTCGATCCTGAAGACATTGCCCTTCCTTTCGGCTATCGCATCGAGGCAGTTGCTATGGGACTGACCTTTCCCACCGGAGTGACCTTTGACGAAAAGGGGAACATTTATGTGGTGGAGGCGGGATATTCCTATGGCGAGGTATGGGAAACCCCCAGGCTTCTTCGCGTCAGGGACGGGCAGCTGGAGGTAATCGCCGAGGGAGGGAAAAACGGGCCGTGGACAGGAGCTACCCGTCACGGTGGGGCCTTCTTTGTTGCCGAAGGGGGGGAGCTCAATGGCGGCAGGATCCTGCGCATCACCGATGACGGCAAGATAGCTGTAATTGCCGACCAGCTTCCTTCCCGTGGTGACCACCACACCAACGGCCCTGCCGTCGGGAATGACGGGCTGATCTACTTCGGCATCGGCACGGCCACCAACTCCGGCATCGTCGGCGAGGACAACCTTCGCTTCGGCTGGTTGAAACGTTACCCGGATTTTCACGATACTGCCTGTCGCGACGTCAGACTTGCCGGCGAAAATTTCCGGACCAAGGATGTGGTCAAGGGGGAAGGTGAGGTTGCAACCGGGGCCTTTGTTCCGTTTGGCACGACCACCGTTAAAGGCCAGGTGATAAAGGGACGAATTCCATGCAACGGAGCGATTCTCAGGGTGAAGCCGGAGGGAGGGGATTTGGAGCTTTTTGCCTGGGGCTTCCGCAACCCCTTCGGACTTGCTTTTTCCCCCGATGGAGAGCTGTTCGTTACGGATAACGGCTACGACGACCGGGGGAGCAGACCGGTTTTCGGTGCCGGAGACCCGTTGTGGCTGGTGAAACAAGGCACCTGGTATGGCTGGCCCGACTACAGCGCCGGACTGCGGCTGGATGAGGGCAACCAATTCAAACCGTTCCTCCAGGAAAAACCGCGGCTCCTGCTCTCAGAGTACCCGAACCATCCCCCCAATCCGGCGGCCATCCTACCGGTTCATGCTTCGGCAAATGGTTTCGACTTTTCCCGTAGCGACAACTTCGGCCATCGGGGAGAGGCATTTGTGGCCGAGTTCGGGGATCAATCGCCGCCGACCGGCAAGTCTCTCGGGGCAGTGGGATTCAAGGTAGTGCGGGTGGATGTACGAACCGGGGTCATTCATGAATTCGCCGCCAACAAGGGGAAAACGACAGGGCCTGCATCGGCTCAAGGCAGTAAGGGATTAGAGCGCCCCGTTGCCGCCCGCTTCGATCCGTCGGGAGAAGCGCTTTACGTGGTGGATTTCGGGATCCTTAAGGAGACGGCAAAGGGTACCGTTCCCCAGCAGAAAACCGGAGTGTTGTGGCGAATAACGCGGGAACTGAAATAG
- a CDS encoding c-type cytochrome, which translates to MRLIPLLVISLLFLSACGTPRRGENVAGPLTLVTEKEVRGERYFMTYCNKCHPLGESGVGHALNNKPLPGPLIRTQVRLGAGAMPAFSKEFLPDEKLDDLIVYLQTLRKH; encoded by the coding sequence ATGCGGCTGATTCCACTGCTGGTCATATCGCTTCTCTTTCTGTCCGCTTGCGGCACTCCCCGGCGTGGCGAAAACGTTGCCGGTCCATTGACTCTTGTCACAGAGAAGGAAGTCAGAGGGGAAAGATATTTCATGACCTACTGCAACAAGTGTCATCCCCTGGGGGAGAGCGGCGTCGGCCATGCACTGAACAACAAACCTCTGCCCGGCCCTCTGATAAGGACCCAGGTCCGTCTGGGAGCGGGAGCGATGCCTGCTTTTTCCAAGGAGTTTCTCCCCGACGAGAAACTTGACGACCTCATAGTCTATCTGCAGACCCTGAGAAAGCACTGA
- a CDS encoding 3-dehydroquinate synthase: MGQDDAWHKENRERVFWQEFSVPWRFPVIFTRNVFAPANNALATVFQAAGPVPVLAIADSGVAEANDGLADAVQAYASSHRNALRLLSPLHVLPGGEKCKNGAAQVDRLHRLFHKHKLCRHSVVLAIGGGAFLDMAGYAAATAHRGLRLVRLPTTTLAQNDAGIGVKNGYNSFGRKNWVGTFAPPFAVISDLNFLSTLPNRECRAGLAEAVKVAVIKDAGFFQLLSGQRKKLAALELEQMEEMIIRCAALHLEHIAAGDPFEQGSARPLDFGHWSAHALEEASGGEILHGEAVAMGMALDCLYAAEKGLLREEERDQIIHLLQDLGFRLSHPVLAELDLEGALDRFRQHLGGTLCITLPLGIGCRAEFHQMDLEVLHSSRDRLMAHKG, encoded by the coding sequence ATGGGACAGGACGACGCATGGCACAAGGAAAACCGGGAGCGGGTATTCTGGCAGGAGTTCAGCGTGCCGTGGCGCTTCCCGGTGATCTTCACCAGAAATGTCTTCGCCCCTGCCAATAATGCACTGGCGACCGTTTTCCAAGCTGCCGGTCCGGTCCCGGTTCTTGCCATTGCCGATAGTGGCGTTGCCGAGGCAAATGACGGGCTGGCCGATGCTGTCCAAGCTTACGCATCAAGCCACAGGAACGCGCTGAGGCTGCTTTCTCCTCTTCATGTCCTTCCCGGCGGCGAGAAATGCAAAAATGGGGCGGCCCAGGTGGATCGGCTGCACCGCCTTTTCCATAAGCACAAACTTTGTCGTCATTCGGTGGTGCTGGCTATCGGCGGCGGAGCATTCCTTGATATGGCCGGTTATGCTGCCGCCACCGCCCATCGGGGCTTGAGGCTGGTCAGGCTGCCGACGACGACACTGGCCCAGAACGATGCAGGCATCGGCGTCAAGAACGGATACAACTCCTTCGGCAGGAAAAACTGGGTCGGCACCTTCGCTCCCCCCTTTGCCGTCATCAGCGATCTGAACTTCCTCAGCACCCTGCCCAACCGGGAGTGTCGGGCAGGGCTTGCCGAGGCAGTAAAGGTGGCGGTGATAAAAGACGCCGGTTTCTTTCAACTGCTGTCCGGACAAAGGAAGAAGCTGGCAGCCCTTGAACTGGAGCAGATGGAGGAAATGATTATCAGGTGTGCCGCACTGCATCTGGAGCATATAGCTGCAGGAGACCCCTTCGAGCAGGGATCGGCACGTCCCCTCGACTTCGGCCACTGGTCTGCCCATGCACTGGAGGAGGCAAGCGGTGGGGAGATCCTCCATGGCGAGGCGGTGGCCATGGGAATGGCTCTGGATTGTCTCTATGCAGCAGAAAAAGGGCTCCTGAGGGAAGAGGAACGGGATCAGATCATCCACCTGCTCCAGGACCTTGGCTTCAGGCTGTCCCATCCGGTCCTGGCGGAACTGGATCTGGAAGGAGCTCTCGACCGTTTCCGCCAGCATCTGGGCGGAACGCTTTGCATAACCCTTCCGCTCGGCATCGGCTGCCGGGCTGAGTTTCACCAGATGGACCTGGAGGTCCTGCACAGTTCAAGGGACCGGCTGATGGCCCATAAAGGATGA
- a CDS encoding TatD family hydrolase, with translation MFPVIIEPHIHMVSRTTDDYRAMAMHGIAIVTEPAFWPGYDRRTAAGFADYFEQLTVAEPVRAAKFGISHHCWLGLNPKEAVDLGLALEVLEILPEYLDRPTVLGLGEIGLNRNGRNEIKVLEWQVELAARRNELILVHTPHLEDKLKGTRLILDIIGADSRISTDRVLIDHAEEHTVDLILEKGFWAGITLYPHSKCSADRAVDILETSGCERIWLNSAADWGVSNPLAVVEAGEEMRRRGFSEEAISGVLFRNPAAFLGQSPRFKVQC, from the coding sequence ATGTTCCCGGTGATCATTGAGCCGCACATCCACATGGTTTCCCGCACCACTGACGATTACCGGGCCATGGCCATGCATGGGATCGCCATCGTCACCGAGCCCGCCTTCTGGCCCGGATATGACCGGAGAACTGCCGCAGGATTTGCCGATTACTTTGAACAGCTGACGGTCGCCGAACCGGTTCGGGCGGCAAAGTTCGGCATCAGCCACCACTGCTGGCTCGGCCTCAATCCCAAGGAAGCAGTCGATCTCGGCCTGGCTCTGGAGGTGCTGGAGATCCTGCCGGAATATCTTGATCGGCCGACGGTCCTGGGCCTTGGCGAGATCGGCCTGAACCGCAATGGCCGCAACGAGATCAAGGTACTGGAGTGGCAGGTGGAGCTGGCGGCGAGGCGAAATGAACTGATCCTTGTTCATACTCCCCATCTGGAAGACAAGCTGAAAGGGACCCGTCTTATTCTCGATATAATTGGTGCCGATTCCCGCATTTCCACCGACAGGGTGCTTATCGACCACGCCGAGGAACATACCGTCGACCTGATCCTTGAGAAGGGTTTCTGGGCCGGCATTACCCTCTATCCCCACTCCAAATGCTCTGCCGACCGGGCGGTGGACATCCTTGAGACCTCAGGTTGTGAGCGGATCTGGCTGAATTCTGCCGCCGACTGGGGGGTGAGCAATCCCCTGGCGGTGGTCGAGGCAGGAGAGGAGATGCGGCGTCGCGGCTTCAGCGAGGAGGCCATAAGCGGTGTGCTATTCCGCAATCCCGCCGCTTTTCTCGGCCAATCCCCGCGGTTCAAAGTCCAGTGCTGA
- the eboE gene encoding metabolite traffic protein EboE, with amino-acid sequence MTKVWPQVLQVKEVVAPDAAFPVGLRISALAARQVTPAAARRFADCCADDGCFIPTINGFPHGQFYGTPVKEGAYLPDWRSPERVRYTLDLIRLLRLWLPPSLTGSISTLPIAYGRYMCRDDLGVVRKNLLTVLRELELSASAGKPVILALEPEPGCLLETARDVAHFLEAMAFPADLRRLIGICFDCCHAAVLHEEPRRAFSLLGEAGIAVTKIHLSSAVRFATNHLQAAALFGDDCYQHQTSVRSHAGTVHFPDLADAINDVPLLQGEWRIHYHLPIYDSGNALYGTTNDFIGEVLTWAPPQTLLEIETYTYANLPPKLRQGGVIESIAREFAWLGGKL; translated from the coding sequence GTGACTAAGGTCTGGCCTCAGGTGCTGCAGGTGAAGGAAGTAGTTGCTCCCGATGCTGCATTTCCGGTCGGACTTCGGATTTCGGCACTTGCGGCCCGGCAGGTCACTCCGGCAGCAGCAAGAAGATTCGCCGACTGCTGCGCCGATGACGGGTGCTTTATCCCCACCATCAACGGCTTTCCCCATGGGCAGTTTTATGGCACTCCGGTCAAGGAAGGGGCCTATCTGCCAGACTGGCGCAGCCCGGAGAGGGTCCGGTATACCCTGGACCTGATCCGGCTGCTCAGACTCTGGCTCCCCCCTTCGCTGACCGGTTCCATCTCCACCCTGCCCATCGCCTACGGCCGGTACATGTGCAGAGATGATCTGGGGGTGGTGCGGAAAAACCTGCTGACAGTGCTCAGGGAGCTGGAGTTGTCCGCTTCGGCCGGAAAACCGGTCATCCTGGCCCTGGAACCGGAGCCGGGATGCCTGCTGGAAACCGCGCGGGACGTGGCCCACTTCCTGGAAGCGATGGCCTTTCCTGCCGATCTGCGTCGGCTGATCGGCATCTGCTTCGATTGCTGCCATGCTGCCGTTCTTCATGAGGAACCACGGCGAGCCTTTTCTTTGCTGGGCGAGGCGGGCATAGCCGTGACAAAGATTCATCTTTCCTCGGCAGTACGTTTCGCCACGAATCACCTCCAGGCAGCGGCACTATTCGGAGATGATTGTTACCAGCACCAGACGAGTGTCAGGAGCCATGCCGGTACCGTCCATTTTCCCGACCTGGCGGATGCCATCAATGATGTACCTCTGCTCCAGGGTGAGTGGCGCATACACTACCATCTCCCCATCTACGACAGCGGCAACGCCCTCTACGGGACAACAAACGATTTCATCGGCGAGGTGCTCACCTGGGCTCCGCCCCAGACCCTTCTGGAAATCGAGACCTACACCTACGCAAATCTTCCGCCGAAATTGCGCCAGGGTGGCGTGATCGAATCCATTGCCCGGGAGTTCGCCTGGCTTGGGGGAAAGCTGTGA
- a CDS encoding nucleotide pyrophosphatase/phosphodiesterase family protein, which produces MKRTVVINVAGLSSSLLGPHTPRINELADSVSRIHPVCPAVTCTMQATFLTGRLPAQHGIVGNGWYFRDLAEVFFWRQSNRLIQGEKIWQVGRAINTAFTCANSFWWYNMATDADWSVTPRPVYCADGRKLPDCYTQPPHLRQVFTRRFGAFPLFRFWGPATSIASTRWIGDAAMAIEELYSPVLHLVYLPHLDYVLQKVGPEGSISRDLRELDEACGRLLDFFRNRGCRVIVLSEYGISAVDRPVHPNRIMREAGLLSTKTDLGREYLDPGASRAFAVADHQVAHIYVRQKRDVEGVAALFRQVPGIEHILDSFRKKEWGLGHGRSGELVLVAGKGSWFSYYFWMDDGKAPDYARTVNIHAKPGYDPCELFFDPKLKFPALTAGLSLLKQRMGLRTLLDVIPIDAGLAKGSHGRIPEDPGELPLLLSSDPQLLNSDSVAAQDVFHVILDHVFRE; this is translated from the coding sequence GTGAAGCGGACAGTGGTCATCAATGTTGCCGGCCTCAGTTCCTCCCTTCTTGGACCCCATACGCCAAGGATCAATGAACTTGCCGACAGCGTTTCCCGGATCCATCCGGTCTGTCCTGCAGTAACCTGCACCATGCAGGCGACCTTTCTTACGGGAAGGCTGCCGGCGCAACACGGCATCGTCGGCAACGGCTGGTATTTTCGCGATCTGGCCGAGGTTTTTTTCTGGCGACAGTCGAACCGGCTCATTCAGGGGGAAAAGATCTGGCAGGTGGGGCGGGCCATAAATACGGCCTTCACCTGCGCCAACAGTTTCTGGTGGTACAACATGGCCACCGATGCGGACTGGAGCGTTACCCCCCGTCCCGTATATTGTGCCGACGGGCGAAAGCTGCCCGATTGCTATACCCAGCCGCCGCACCTGCGGCAGGTCTTTACCAGGCGCTTCGGCGCCTTCCCCCTCTTTCGCTTCTGGGGTCCCGCCACCTCCATCGCCTCGACCCGGTGGATCGGCGATGCTGCCATGGCTATTGAAGAGCTCTATTCCCCGGTCCTTCATCTTGTATATCTGCCTCACCTGGACTACGTCCTGCAGAAGGTGGGGCCGGAAGGATCAATCAGTAGAGATCTGCGGGAGTTGGACGAAGCCTGCGGCAGACTGCTCGACTTCTTCCGGAACCGTGGCTGCCGCGTCATCGTTCTCTCCGAGTACGGTATTTCTGCCGTTGACCGGCCGGTCCATCCCAACCGCATCATGCGGGAGGCGGGCCTGCTGTCGACTAAAACGGATCTGGGGCGGGAATACCTCGATCCTGGGGCCAGCAGGGCGTTCGCCGTGGCTGATCACCAGGTTGCCCATATCTATGTTCGCCAGAAAAGGGATGTGGAGGGGGTGGCCGCCCTGTTTCGCCAGGTGCCGGGGATCGAGCACATTCTCGACTCATTCCGGAAGAAGGAGTGGGGGCTGGGGCACGGCCGGTCGGGTGAGTTGGTGCTGGTTGCGGGCAAGGGAAGCTGGTTCAGTTATTACTTCTGGATGGATGACGGAAAAGCACCCGATTACGCAAGGACGGTGAATATCCATGCCAAGCCGGGCTACGATCCGTGCGAATTGTTCTTCGACCCCAAACTGAAATTTCCGGCGTTGACAGCGGGGCTCTCCCTATTAAAGCAGCGGATGGGGTTGAGGACGCTGCTGGATGTGATACCAATCGATGCCGGGCTCGCCAAAGGTTCACACGGCAGGATTCCCGAAGATCCCGGAGAACTGCCGCTGCTCCTGTCCTCGGACCCACAGCTGCTTAACTCTGACAGCGTGGCGGCCCAGGATGTATTTCATGTCATCCTCGATCATGTATTCAGGGAGTGA
- a CDS encoding UbiA family prenyltransferase gives MKPVRIYLELCRVSNLPTIWINTLAACLLSGNWQLKKIFLLLLGFSLMYCGGMAMNDWLDADMDRQTRPDRPIPSGRIGADEARICWLSLFAVSLCLFFAAGGYIAFCAAVILLLFITTYNLGHGLSPLAAIPMAGCRFMIYMISGIVCAGKPNLVLVLLAAVQFGYILYLTIKARREKENGQIISQIPLFLAGVPLVDGVAMALTMGIVWLLAGFAGGIATLAAQAKIRGD, from the coding sequence ATGAAGCCTGTTCGTATCTATCTCGAATTGTGCAGAGTCAGCAATCTGCCGACGATCTGGATCAACACCCTGGCCGCATGTCTGCTGTCGGGCAACTGGCAGCTGAAGAAGATATTCCTGCTACTGCTCGGCTTTTCATTGATGTACTGCGGCGGCATGGCCATGAACGACTGGCTCGATGCCGATATGGACCGGCAGACACGACCCGACCGGCCGATCCCGTCCGGTAGGATCGGTGCAGACGAGGCCAGGATCTGCTGGCTATCCCTCTTTGCCGTGTCACTTTGCCTTTTTTTTGCGGCCGGGGGCTATATCGCCTTCTGCGCCGCCGTAATCCTGCTGCTCTTCATCACAACCTACAACCTGGGGCATGGTCTTTCACCCCTTGCCGCCATCCCCATGGCTGGTTGCCGCTTCATGATCTATATGATCAGCGGCATTGTCTGCGCCGGAAAACCGAACCTTGTGCTCGTGCTTCTGGCTGCGGTGCAGTTCGGCTACATTCTTTACCTTACCATCAAGGCCCGGCGGGAAAAAGAAAACGGTCAGATCATATCCCAAATTCCCCTTTTTCTTGCCGGAGTGCCTCTCGTTGATGGTGTCGCCATGGCCCTCACCATGGGTATCGTTTGGCTCCTGGCCGGTTTTGCCGGGGGCATTGCCACCCTGGCCGCCCAGGCGAAAATAAGGGGCGACTAG
- the hcp gene encoding hydroxylamine reductase encodes MEKAMFCRQCEQAAQGVGCEVMGNCGKNPQVAALLDLMIHGLEGVAVYAHRARELGVKDPEVDRFMLDGLFTRVTNVNFDPEDIAGRLRRCYQMKDQARSLFEKAYQERKGEKAPEFHSGPEAWQPAEDTAGLITQGRQYGVLTWHQDPDTLSALELVLYGLLGMGAFAWHAAELGKEDDEIYAFIHRALAAAADRRITLQDFVSLALECGKMNLRTMELLYQGHAERLADPEPMKVNLGTRGGKGIVVSGHDLPMLEEILKQSEGKGVNVYTHGEMLPANGYPRLRKYAHFAGHFGTAWQNQTRELPDFPGAIIFNTNCIQRPDPSYTDRLFTWGEVAWPGITHLEGFDFSPVIEKAMQLPDLPEKPGQEILVGFGHEAVFKVAGAVVDAVKTGAIRRFFLIGGCDGAKPGRNYFTELAQQVPKDCVILTLACGKNRFNRLEFGDIGGIPRLLDVGQCNDAYSAIRIALALAEAFECGVNELPLSMILSWYEQKAHVILLTLLHLGIKGIRLGPSLPAYVSPGVLDFLVQNYDLGPTTTAENDLRQALGA; translated from the coding sequence ATGGAAAAAGCGATGTTCTGCAGACAGTGCGAACAAGCGGCCCAGGGAGTGGGTTGCGAGGTGATGGGCAATTGCGGCAAGAATCCCCAGGTCGCTGCCCTGCTGGACCTGATGATCCATGGACTCGAAGGAGTCGCAGTCTATGCCCACCGGGCACGGGAATTGGGGGTGAAGGACCCGGAAGTGGACCGGTTCATGCTCGATGGTCTTTTCACCAGGGTTACCAATGTGAACTTTGACCCGGAAGATATTGCCGGCCGCCTGCGGCGATGCTACCAGATGAAGGATCAGGCGCGGTCCTTGTTCGAGAAGGCTTACCAGGAACGGAAAGGGGAGAAGGCTCCGGAGTTCCATAGCGGGCCTGAGGCATGGCAGCCTGCGGAAGATACGGCAGGGCTGATCACCCAGGGCCGACAATACGGGGTCTTGACCTGGCACCAGGACCCGGATACGCTGTCGGCCCTGGAGCTGGTCCTCTACGGTCTGCTCGGTATGGGGGCGTTTGCCTGGCACGCGGCGGAACTTGGCAAGGAGGATGATGAAATCTATGCCTTTATCCACCGTGCCCTGGCGGCTGCGGCTGATCGCCGGATCACCCTTCAGGATTTTGTCTCACTTGCATTGGAATGCGGCAAGATGAACCTGCGCACCATGGAGCTCCTTTACCAGGGGCATGCCGAGCGTCTTGCCGATCCGGAGCCGATGAAGGTAAACCTGGGAACCCGTGGCGGTAAGGGAATCGTCGTTTCCGGGCACGACCTGCCCATGCTGGAGGAGATCCTGAAACAGAGCGAGGGAAAGGGGGTCAATGTCTATACCCACGGCGAGATGTTACCGGCCAACGGTTACCCGAGGCTGAGAAAATACGCCCATTTCGCCGGCCACTTCGGCACCGCCTGGCAGAACCAGACCAGGGAACTCCCTGATTTCCCCGGTGCGATCATCTTCAATACCAACTGCATCCAGCGCCCCGACCCCTCCTATACCGACCGGCTTTTCACCTGGGGGGAAGTGGCCTGGCCCGGCATTACCCATCTGGAGGGGTTTGATTTTTCGCCGGTGATAGAAAAAGCCATGCAGCTTCCCGACCTGCCGGAAAAGCCGGGACAGGAAATTCTGGTCGGTTTCGGCCATGAGGCGGTCTTCAAGGTGGCCGGGGCAGTGGTGGACGCGGTAAAAACAGGTGCTATCCGCCGTTTTTTCCTCATCGGCGGCTGCGATGGGGCCAAGCCGGGACGCAACTACTTCACCGAGCTGGCACAACAGGTGCCCAAGGACTGTGTGATTCTAACCCTTGCCTGCGGCAAGAACCGTTTCAACCGGCTGGAATTCGGCGATATTGGCGGCATTCCCAGACTGCTGGACGTGGGGCAGTGCAACGATGCCTATTCGGCCATCCGCATCGCCCTTGCCCTGGCCGAGGCCTTTGAATGCGGGGTCAATGAACTGCCGCTGTCCATGATCCTCTCCTGGTACGAGCAGAAGGCGCACGTCATCCTCCTGACTCTTCTCCATCTGGGGATTAAGGGCATCCGGCTCGGTCCCTCCCTGCCCGCGTACGTTTCTCCGGGGGTACTGGATTTCCTCGTCCAGAACTATGATCTGGGGCCGACCACCACTGCCGAAAACGACCTGCGGCAGGCCCTTGGCGCATAG